Proteins from a single region of Belliella baltica DSM 15883:
- a CDS encoding OmpA family protein, whose translation MIKNDLLNIIIKASSVFLLAFSFTSFAFSQEISSLKILNSPYDEQHPVISPTGEVFFSVGFNPENLGGAIDLGDIWMAKKSYLEEWEQPIHVKSLSTTGNDVLVGFPDALTAYVYHSGTFNGIKQGIHQYSRFGSEWNYVRPLEMGNFKNQGSHFSGRLSADHALIIMSMTSFGSFGNEDIYVSEQIREGVWTSPQNLGSDINSASQEQTPSISADLTTLYYSSNSNKPGSGRDIFMAKRIGQSWDSWSKPTPLEQVNTEGAELSYVVFDKEKNLAFYTSTQNSNGFGDLMMITHQIDVQESVEEVLVSQSQTEAIQKNEKIEITEIDSVKKETTVATIADASVLIFEKDIDSISTAKVQELAEENNFIISVVDANTKNAIPFEITYANKQGLRKIAADPKELQIAFENNKLERFMIASNGYIPRDFLASEWIESSRETIELQPIKTGASIVLKNIQFNRGTSDFADANSIQLLDDLVDFMKFNPSVRIRLEGHTDNAGDPQLNKELSMNRASKIRAYMTVKGVDFERIRIAGWGGSRPIAENDTEEGKRLNRRVEMIIERIQ comes from the coding sequence ATGATTAAAAATGACCTTCTCAATATTATAATAAAAGCAAGCAGCGTATTTCTGCTTGCTTTTTCATTTACATCTTTTGCTTTTTCTCAGGAAATTTCTTCCTTAAAAATTTTAAATTCGCCCTATGACGAGCAGCATCCTGTGATTTCACCGACAGGAGAAGTGTTTTTCTCAGTAGGTTTCAACCCCGAAAATCTAGGCGGAGCAATAGATCTTGGAGATATTTGGATGGCTAAAAAATCTTATCTTGAAGAATGGGAACAGCCAATTCACGTCAAAAGCCTTTCGACTACAGGAAATGATGTCCTTGTTGGTTTTCCAGATGCATTGACTGCGTATGTATATCATAGTGGAACCTTTAATGGAATAAAACAAGGAATTCATCAGTATTCAAGATTTGGTTCAGAATGGAATTACGTGAGACCATTAGAAATGGGGAATTTCAAAAATCAAGGGAGTCATTTTAGCGGGAGATTAAGTGCAGATCATGCTTTGATCATCATGTCAATGACTTCTTTTGGTTCCTTTGGTAATGAAGATATTTATGTTTCAGAGCAAATTAGAGAAGGAGTCTGGACATCGCCGCAAAATCTTGGTTCTGATATCAATTCCGCTTCACAAGAGCAAACTCCTTCAATTTCTGCAGATTTGACTACCCTATACTATTCTTCTAACTCCAACAAACCTGGTAGTGGTCGAGATATTTTTATGGCTAAGAGAATAGGTCAATCTTGGGACTCTTGGTCAAAACCAACTCCTTTAGAGCAGGTGAATACAGAAGGAGCGGAGCTTAGCTATGTGGTTTTTGATAAGGAGAAAAATTTAGCTTTTTACACCTCAACTCAAAATTCAAATGGCTTTGGTGACTTGATGATGATTACACATCAGATTGATGTTCAGGAATCAGTCGAAGAGGTATTAGTATCTCAGTCACAAACAGAAGCCATTCAAAAAAATGAAAAAATTGAAATCACAGAGATAGACTCTGTAAAGAAAGAAACTACAGTTGCAACTATTGCAGATGCTTCAGTTTTGATTTTTGAAAAAGATATTGATTCTATCTCAACAGCAAAAGTTCAAGAACTTGCCGAAGAAAATAATTTTATTATCTCGGTTGTCGACGCCAATACTAAAAATGCTATTCCATTCGAAATAACTTATGCAAATAAACAAGGATTAAGAAAAATAGCTGCTGATCCGAAGGAACTTCAAATTGCATTTGAAAATAATAAACTAGAAAGGTTTATGATTGCTTCAAATGGATATATTCCAAGAGACTTTCTTGCTTCAGAATGGATTGAGAGTTCAAGGGAGACAATCGAGTTGCAACCAATTAAAACAGGGGCGAGTATTGTTCTTAAAAATATTCAATTCAATAGAGGAACTTCTGATTTTGCTGATGCGAACTCAATTCAGCTTTTAGATGATTTGGTTGATTTTATGAAGTTCAATCCTTCAGTTCGAATTAGGCTTGAAGGTCATACTGATAATGCTGGTGATCCACAATTGAATAAAGAATTATCAATGAATAGAGCTTCTAAAATCAGGGCCTATATGACGGTGAAAGGGGTTGATTTTGAAAGAATAAGAATTGCTGGATGGGGAGGTTCAAGGCCTATTGCTGAGAATGATACTGAAGAAGGCAAAAGACTGAATCGAAGAGTAGAAATGATCATAGAGAGAATTCAATAA
- a CDS encoding deoxyhypusine synthase family protein: MKITEFLKHNYRHFNAAALIDAAEGYKTHLDNNGKMMITLAGAMSTAELGISLAEMIRQDKVQIITCTGANLEEDVFNLVAHDYYERIPNYRDLSPEQENDLLSRHMNRVTDTCIPEMEAMRRIENVILEEWVKADQAGEVFFPHEFFYKILLSGKLDKSFQIDPKDSWLLEAAKKNLPIIVPGWEDSTLGNMYAGHVIAGDIKDVHTVKGGIQYMMFLADWYTKNATEDSTVGFFQIGGGIAGDFPICVVPMLHQDLQRDSIPLWGYFCQISDSTTSYGSYSGAVPNEKITWGKLGIDTPKYIIESDATIVAPLVFAIVLDQ; encoded by the coding sequence ATGAAAATCACTGAATTTTTAAAACATAATTACAGACACTTTAATGCTGCTGCGCTGATAGATGCTGCAGAAGGTTATAAAACCCATCTTGATAATAATGGTAAAATGATGATCACACTTGCAGGAGCGATGTCTACTGCAGAGTTAGGTATTTCCTTAGCTGAAATGATTCGTCAAGACAAAGTTCAAATTATCACTTGTACAGGTGCTAACCTTGAGGAAGATGTTTTCAACCTTGTTGCTCACGATTATTATGAAAGAATCCCTAATTACAGAGATCTTTCTCCAGAGCAAGAAAATGATCTTTTATCTCGACATATGAATCGAGTTACAGATACATGTATTCCTGAAATGGAAGCCATGAGAAGAATTGAAAATGTGATATTAGAAGAATGGGTCAAAGCGGATCAAGCTGGAGAAGTTTTTTTTCCACACGAATTCTTTTATAAGATATTACTTTCAGGAAAATTAGATAAATCATTCCAAATTGATCCGAAAGACAGTTGGTTGCTTGAAGCTGCTAAGAAAAATCTACCTATTATCGTTCCTGGATGGGAAGATTCTACACTCGGAAATATGTATGCAGGTCACGTAATCGCTGGTGATATCAAAGATGTTCATACAGTCAAAGGTGGTATTCAATACATGATGTTTTTGGCTGATTGGTACACGAAGAATGCAACAGAAGACAGTACCGTTGGCTTCTTTCAGATTGGTGGAGGAATAGCTGGTGACTTCCCGATTTGTGTTGTCCCTATGCTTCACCAAGATTTACAGAGAGATAGTATTCCACTTTGGGGTTATTTCTGTCAAATCTCAGACTCTACTACTTCTTATGGTTCATATTCTGGAGCTGTACCAAACGAAAAGATTACCTGGGGTAAATTGGGTATCGATACGCCAAAATATATTATCGAATCAGATGCTACAATAGTCGCACCTTTGGTTTTTGCGATTGTTTTGGATCAATAA
- a CDS encoding OmpH family outer membrane protein: MKKLSKVLGVLGIATLLFSACNKSGSNATPSSGEETTAEVSISDLNIAYILTDSVIANFDFFKEQSGLITEKGKKFEEELGSRSRGFQQEVSNFEQTANSMTPNQARAKQEDLMTKERNLVTYRDNLMQELQADESKLYSDVIDQIQEFLTEYAEENDLEMILSYTRGGAVWYSKKSLDITDKVTEGLNAKYAAKKAEPSK, encoded by the coding sequence GTGAAAAAATTATCTAAAGTATTGGGTGTTCTAGGAATTGCAACACTTCTATTTTCTGCCTGTAATAAATCAGGTTCAAATGCTACACCTTCTTCAGGAGAAGAAACTACAGCTGAAGTAAGTATCTCTGATCTGAATATAGCCTATATTCTTACTGATAGCGTTATTGCAAATTTTGATTTCTTCAAAGAACAATCAGGTTTGATTACTGAAAAAGGTAAAAAGTTTGAGGAAGAACTTGGAAGCAGATCAAGAGGTTTTCAGCAGGAAGTATCAAACTTTGAGCAAACTGCTAATTCTATGACTCCAAATCAAGCTAGAGCAAAGCAAGAAGATTTAATGACTAAAGAAAGAAATTTAGTTACTTATAGAGATAACTTGATGCAAGAGTTACAAGCTGACGAATCCAAGCTTTACAGTGATGTGATCGATCAGATTCAAGAGTTTTTGACTGAATACGCAGAAGAAAATGATTTAGAAATGATTCTTTCTTACACAAGAGGAGGGGCTGTTTGGTATTCCAAAAAGTCGCTGGATATCACAGATAAGGTAACTGAAGGGTTGAATGCTAAATATGCTGCTAAAAAAGCGGAGCCTTCGAAATAA
- a CDS encoding histone deacetylase family protein translates to MLKIAYSPLYQLDLPEGHRFPMEKYELLPEQLLYEGTVTSANFFEPKDLDNRWVLNTHDFDYFEKLLNLRLSKSEIRKTGFPLSKALIDRETHIMQGSIEASLFALEYGIAMNIAGGTHHAFTDRGEGFCLLNDIAISANYLLENFLVKKVLVIDLDVHQGNGTAQIFENKDEVFTFSMHGASNYPMHKEKSDLDIGLPDKIQDDQYLDLLQLHLVPLIDQVQPDFIIYQCGVDVLDSDKLGRLGLTIQGCKERDRIVLETAKINQIPIMCCMGGGYSPKISNIIEAHANTYRLAQDIFF, encoded by the coding sequence ATGTTAAAGATTGCCTACTCACCATTATATCAATTAGACTTACCGGAAGGCCATCGCTTCCCGATGGAAAAATATGAACTGCTTCCAGAGCAATTGCTTTACGAGGGAACTGTGACTTCAGCCAATTTTTTTGAACCGAAAGATTTAGACAATAGATGGGTTCTTAATACACATGACTTTGATTATTTCGAGAAACTATTAAACTTAAGACTTTCAAAATCAGAAATCAGAAAGACAGGATTTCCTTTAAGCAAAGCATTAATAGATAGAGAAACCCATATCATGCAAGGCTCTATTGAAGCTTCACTTTTCGCTTTAGAGTATGGAATCGCTATGAATATCGCTGGAGGCACACATCATGCATTTACTGATAGAGGAGAAGGTTTTTGTTTATTAAATGACATAGCCATTTCAGCTAATTATTTATTGGAAAATTTTTTAGTCAAAAAAGTTCTCGTCATTGATTTGGACGTACATCAAGGAAACGGTACTGCCCAAATTTTTGAAAATAAAGATGAGGTTTTTACTTTTAGCATGCATGGAGCTTCCAATTATCCTATGCACAAAGAAAAATCAGATTTGGATATTGGTCTTCCAGACAAAATTCAAGATGACCAATATTTAGATTTGCTTCAGTTACATTTAGTCCCACTGATTGATCAAGTTCAACCAGACTTTATTATCTACCAATGCGGAGTTGATGTATTGGATTCTGATAAATTAGGTAGATTAGGATTGACAATTCAAGGCTGTAAAGAAAGGGATCGAATTGTATTAGAAACAGCTAAAATCAATCAAATACCTATCATGTGTTGCATGGGAGGAGGATATTCGCCTAAAATTAGTAACATTATTGAAGCCCATGCCAATACTTATAGACTTGCACAAGATATTTTCTTTTAG
- a CDS encoding AlbA family DNA-binding domain-containing protein — protein MFLPQKNNELIKDLLEKEESNQLDFKQNISNLEKIAKTLVAFANTQGGEIAIGISDQKKIIGIDPEEEYFMIKKSAENYCDPPISFDCNVIEIDYLNDEKLDEELYVLIITVPKSKEEHHVIYKDQRKVKYHRIEDKNIPESDSNLPSHD, from the coding sequence ATGTTTTTGCCACAAAAGAACAATGAATTAATAAAAGATTTGCTAGAAAAGGAAGAAAGCAATCAATTAGACTTCAAACAAAATATCTCAAACCTTGAAAAAATTGCTAAAACACTTGTTGCTTTTGCAAATACTCAAGGCGGAGAAATAGCTATTGGAATTAGTGATCAAAAAAAAATCATCGGAATAGACCCGGAAGAAGAATACTTTATGATCAAAAAATCTGCTGAAAATTATTGTGACCCACCAATCAGTTTTGATTGTAATGTAATTGAAATTGATTATTTGAATGATGAAAAACTAGATGAAGAGCTTTACGTCCTGATCATAACTGTTCCTAAATCTAAGGAAGAACATCATGTAATTTACAAAGATCAAAGAAAAGTCAAATACCATAGAATAGAAGACAAGAACATTCCAGAATCTGATTCCAATTTACCTAGTCACGACTAG
- a CDS encoding phage holin family protein: protein MSKSTNTWGIIVQLILGGLAVIITSYLLPGVSVENFLTGVIIAALIALLNITIKPILIILTIPITIVTLGLFLIVINALLILLAAKIVPGFTVDGFWWALLFGLILGLINSLLGVSLGRSSRD from the coding sequence ATGAGCAAATCAACTAATACTTGGGGAATAATTGTACAATTAATATTAGGTGGTCTTGCAGTGATTATCACAAGTTATTTGCTTCCTGGGGTTAGCGTTGAGAATTTTTTAACAGGAGTAATAATTGCGGCATTGATTGCACTTTTGAATATCACAATCAAACCCATTCTTATAATTCTTACTATTCCAATCACGATAGTAACTCTTGGCTTGTTTTTGATTGTAATTAATGCATTATTGATTTTGTTGGCAGCTAAGATTGTACCTGGATTTACCGTTGACGGATTTTGGTGGGCATTACTTTTTGGTCTAATTTTAGGCTTAATTAATTCTCTATTGGGTGTTTCTTTGGGAAGATCTAGTCGTGACTAG